The following proteins are encoded in a genomic region of Streptomyces gobiensis:
- a CDS encoding tRNA-dependent cyclodipeptide synthase → MSECPTFDVLPLTDRCRLICKQGDHALIGVSPGNSYFTPQRIAELVSWADRTFEAVDIVYADLYVDAMFEALGYSPEHARKRSTKDLKAVRRRIQRGVESAGPLTGFVRVHALSEFADNGVYRELQHSVGRAMESDTEFLAACTAMVRQFVGYRLAEDEEPTPAQLHAGMSYIAAELPFFVDTPGILGMPSSVSCYHARVPLTGPLFERETGLRAVDNQAYAVVTPKARPQHLREDIAA, encoded by the coding sequence ATGTCTGAGTGTCCGACGTTTGACGTCCTGCCACTCACGGACAGGTGCCGGCTTATCTGCAAGCAAGGCGACCACGCCCTGATCGGCGTGAGCCCAGGCAACAGTTACTTCACGCCGCAGCGCATCGCGGAGCTGGTCAGCTGGGCTGACCGCACCTTCGAGGCCGTCGACATCGTCTACGCCGATCTCTATGTGGACGCGATGTTCGAAGCTCTTGGCTACTCGCCCGAACACGCCAGGAAGCGCTCCACCAAGGATCTCAAGGCCGTACGGCGACGGATTCAGCGCGGGGTGGAGAGCGCGGGACCGCTCACCGGATTCGTCCGGGTGCACGCGCTCTCCGAGTTCGCTGACAACGGCGTCTACCGCGAACTGCAGCACAGCGTCGGCCGCGCCATGGAATCCGACACCGAGTTCCTCGCCGCCTGCACCGCGATGGTGCGGCAGTTCGTCGGCTACCGGCTGGCCGAGGACGAGGAGCCCACACCGGCCCAGCTGCACGCAGGAATGAGCTATATAGCCGCCGAGCTGCCGTTCTTCGTCGACACCCCGGGCATTCTCGGCATGCCGTCCTCGGTGTCCTGCTACCACGCCCGGGTGCCGCTCACCGGGCCGCTCTTTGAACGCGAGACCGGGCTGCGCGCCGTGGACAACCAGGCGTACGCCGTCGTCACCCCGAAAGCCCGGCCGCAGCACCTCCGAGAGGACATCGCCGCATGA
- a CDS encoding cytochrome P450 produces the protein MTVTPQNPQHSPQGSPRVELDFPLSRRGDELPAECGPLRAERPVARVRTITGDEAWLVSNYALAKQVLEDERFSLPETAREGAPRQYALTIPPEVVNNMGNINSAGLRTAVMKSLSPKAGDGELPDWLRKEAHRLLDTVMAEGAPADLRAGFTEPYSAALHCKVIGVPFGDWRRLMSGIDVAFMTAAKPFEGAARNWWKDHGYMVEHIRSAVPGEADLLSRFAALRAEGGDVSDDDLATVAVSLFGAGAVSTAAFLQHAILALVRQPELMRRLREEPQIISRAVDELLRYNLSIGDGLPRLATEDVSLGEVGVKAGELVLVLVEGANYDPEVFTDPERIDFDRDPNPHLSFGAGRHFCPASALGRVHAEAALEVLLERLPALRLAVPLEQLVWRTGFIKRLPERLPVTW, from the coding sequence ATGACCGTCACCCCGCAGAACCCGCAGCACAGCCCGCAGGGCAGCCCGCGCGTTGAGCTGGACTTCCCCCTCTCCCGGCGCGGCGATGAACTCCCCGCCGAGTGCGGACCGCTGCGCGCAGAACGCCCGGTGGCCAGGGTTCGTACGATCACCGGCGATGAGGCCTGGCTGGTGAGCAACTACGCACTGGCCAAACAGGTCCTGGAAGACGAGCGGTTCAGCCTTCCGGAGACCGCCCGGGAAGGCGCGCCCCGCCAGTACGCGCTGACGATCCCGCCCGAGGTCGTCAACAACATGGGCAATATCAACAGCGCCGGACTGCGCACCGCCGTCATGAAGTCGCTCTCCCCCAAGGCCGGGGACGGCGAACTGCCCGACTGGCTGCGCAAGGAGGCACACCGGCTGCTCGACACGGTCATGGCCGAGGGCGCCCCGGCGGATCTGCGGGCGGGCTTCACCGAGCCGTATTCCGCCGCGCTGCACTGCAAGGTCATCGGGGTGCCCTTCGGCGACTGGCGGCGGCTGATGTCCGGCATCGATGTGGCCTTTATGACGGCCGCCAAACCCTTCGAGGGCGCCGCGCGGAACTGGTGGAAGGACCACGGCTACATGGTCGAGCACATACGCTCGGCCGTCCCGGGAGAGGCGGACCTGCTGTCCCGGTTCGCCGCGCTCAGGGCCGAGGGCGGTGACGTATCGGACGATGACCTCGCCACCGTCGCGGTCTCCCTGTTCGGTGCGGGCGCGGTGAGCACGGCGGCCTTCCTCCAGCACGCCATCCTGGCGCTGGTACGGCAGCCGGAGCTGATGCGGCGGCTGCGCGAAGAGCCGCAGATCATCAGCCGCGCGGTCGATGAACTCCTCCGCTACAACCTCTCCATCGGAGATGGCCTGCCCCGCCTCGCCACCGAGGACGTAAGCCTGGGCGAGGTGGGGGTGAAGGCCGGTGAGCTGGTGCTCGTCCTCGTCGAGGGCGCCAACTACGACCCGGAGGTCTTCACCGATCCCGAACGGATCGACTTCGACCGGGACCCCAACCCGCATCTGTCCTTCGGCGCGGGCCGCCACTTCTGTCCGGCGTCCGCACTGGGCCGCGTCCACGCCGAAGCAGCGCTGGAGGTCCTGCTGGAGCGGCTGCCGGCCCTGCGCCTCGCGGTGCCGCTGGAACAGCTGGTATGGCGCACCGGCTTCATCAAGCGGCTGCCGGAACGGCTGCCGGTGACCTGGTAA
- a CDS encoding bile acid:sodium symporter family protein — MDSPLVTVLLPMVLGVIMLGLGLSLSVTDFRRVAEYPRAVAVALGCQLLLLPAVCFGLVLAFGLTPGLAVGMMLLAASPGGTTANLYSHLFGGDVALNITLTAVNSVLAVFTLPVIVNLSLAYFTEDAGAIGLRFGKTLQVFAVVLVPVAVGMLIRARRPAFALRAHRPVRVLSVLMLIGIVSVAITAEREQIGGYLAELGLILVVFSAISMATGYSAVRLARAGHRQAVAACMEIGMHNSSLSITIALSPALLNSSEMAVPAALYGVLVYFTAAAAGFLLTRAAGPPWPAPAGTDGRKDPV; from the coding sequence GTGGACTCACCCCTCGTCACCGTTCTCCTGCCCATGGTGCTGGGCGTCATCATGCTCGGCCTCGGACTCTCGCTCTCCGTCACCGACTTCCGCCGAGTCGCCGAGTATCCACGCGCCGTCGCCGTGGCGCTGGGCTGCCAGCTCCTGCTGCTGCCCGCCGTCTGTTTCGGGCTGGTGCTCGCCTTCGGTCTCACACCCGGGCTCGCGGTGGGGATGATGCTGCTCGCCGCCTCGCCCGGCGGTACCACGGCCAACCTCTACAGCCATCTCTTCGGTGGCGATGTGGCCCTCAACATCACGCTCACCGCGGTGAACTCGGTGCTCGCCGTCTTCACCCTGCCGGTGATCGTCAATCTCTCGCTGGCGTACTTCACCGAGGACGCCGGGGCGATCGGGCTGCGCTTCGGCAAGACGCTGCAGGTCTTCGCCGTCGTCCTGGTACCCGTCGCGGTGGGGATGCTGATACGGGCCCGCAGGCCCGCCTTCGCCCTGCGGGCGCACCGCCCGGTGAGGGTGCTTTCCGTGCTGATGCTGATCGGGATCGTCAGCGTGGCGATCACCGCCGAACGGGAGCAGATCGGCGGTTATCTCGCGGAACTCGGGCTGATCCTTGTGGTGTTCAGCGCGATATCCATGGCCACTGGCTACAGCGCCGTCCGCCTGGCGAGGGCCGGGCATCGCCAGGCGGTCGCGGCCTGTATGGAGATCGGCATGCATAACTCCAGCCTGTCCATCACCATCGCGCTCAGCCCCGCACTGCTGAACAGCTCGGAGATGGCCGTGCCCGCCGCCCTCTACGGCGTGCTGGTGTACTTCACCGCGGCGGCGGCGGGCTTCCTGCTCACCCGCGCCGCAGGACCTCCCTGGCCAGCTCCGGCGGGGACCGATGGCCGGAAGGACCCGGTGTGA
- a CDS encoding transposase translates to MHPDHEGGRHAQNTLRSGQARALDYVHRVWASATGNKTDLPITEHATDTHGVTLVNFALFDLVGMQLSPRIRDLGKITLYRMDPQRDVSRLWPVAGPLLTQKINMGLIEENWDDLLRLAASIKFGHATASLIVGKLSASSRQNTLAAALKEYGALRRTIYAARYLADETYRRKIARQLNKGESLHSLRRDLHYAHQGKIRERFLAGQTEQAWCLTVLTNSVVTWTSEYYGLAIAQMRAEGRAVDDELLAHISPAHSENVNYHGTINVEVDTELAKLDPAGYRPLRARRPDRV, encoded by the coding sequence ATGCACCCCGACCACGAGGGCGGTCGGCACGCTCAGAACACGCTGCGCTCCGGACAGGCACGTGCCCTCGACTACGTCCACCGGGTGTGGGCGAGCGCCACGGGGAACAAGACCGACCTGCCGATCACCGAGCACGCCACCGACACGCACGGGGTGACGCTGGTCAACTTCGCGCTGTTCGATCTGGTGGGAATGCAGCTCTCGCCGCGGATCAGGGATCTGGGGAAGATCACCCTCTATCGGATGGACCCGCAGCGCGACGTCAGCAGGCTCTGGCCGGTCGCCGGTCCGCTGCTGACCCAGAAGATCAACATGGGGTTGATCGAAGAGAACTGGGACGACTTGCTACGGCTGGCGGCCTCGATCAAGTTCGGGCACGCCACCGCCTCCCTGATCGTCGGCAAGCTCTCCGCCTCCTCCCGGCAGAACACCCTGGCCGCCGCCCTCAAGGAGTACGGGGCCCTTCGGCGCACGATCTACGCTGCCCGCTACCTGGCGGACGAGACCTACCGCCGCAAGATCGCCCGGCAGCTCAACAAGGGCGAGTCGCTGCACTCCCTGCGCCGCGACCTGCACTACGCCCACCAGGGCAAGATCCGCGAGCGGTTCCTGGCCGGGCAGACCGAGCAGGCGTGGTGCCTGACGGTGCTGACCAACTCCGTGGTGACCTGGACAAGCGAGTATTACGGCCTGGCCATCGCCCAGATGCGCGCCGAGGGCCGGGCGGTGGACGACGAACTGCTCGCGCACATTTCCCCGGCGCACAGTGAGAACGTCAACTACCACGGCACCATCAACGTGGAGGTCGACACCGAGCTCGCCAAGCTCGACCCGGCCGGGTACCGGCCGCTGCGGGCCCGGCGCCCGGATCGGGTGTGA
- a CDS encoding transposase → MLDNGSSHTAKHTKTWLAAHPRWHVHWTPPHASWVNQVELFFSGPAPRRCFWRLTPDPGAGPAAAGTRPGRAWRARCRPPR, encoded by the coding sequence GTGCTTGACAACGGCTCCTCGCACACGGCCAAGCACACCAAGACATGGCTCGCCGCTCATCCGCGCTGGCACGTGCACTGGACACCGCCGCACGCATCCTGGGTCAACCAGGTCGAGCTGTTCTTCTCGGGGCCCGCGCCGCGAAGATGCTTCTGGCGTCTCACACCCGATCCGGGCGCCGGGCCCGCAGCGGCCGGTACCCGGCCGGGTCGAGCTTGGCGAGCTCGGTGTCGACCTCCACGTTGA
- a CDS encoding PatA/PatG family cyanobactin maturation protease, with the protein MPDLASIPGLAPLWERTLGDPGVRIAVLDGPVEVTHPCFDGADLTVLEPGWLPGEEDKGEGEDGFAEHGTHIASVLFGQHGSPVTGIAPRCSGVIVPCLRDKASVLDPVSLTRGIEAAVDAAVDIIHIAVCMPTSSDDADGMLKRAIARATDAGVLIVAPSGNDCGECRCIPAALPQVLAVGACDDDGTMFKFSNFGPQYRDHGIVAPGGNIHGAAPGGKTAIHKGTSCAAPIVTGVAALLLSLRRQHGMPPDPAAVRAALLESAWPCRPEDAHGEPARCMAGKLDIGGTAAILFPQPPPAVPASRAPASVSEAAAPTEVAAPARAAAHAAGVVTSGVGGPAWSPLAYVLGTLGYDFGTEARRDSFKQLMAAVSAEGTAVPANPYDSRQMVDHLRLHPSEATSLIWTLNLELTPVYAIESTSPYAAGVYELLTRLLAGQVAAEDDEEYIERVSIPGRLTGRTVKLFSGQVVPVIEVAARRGMYGWNTNTLAAAALQAARRHPTGENEALTGRFREFLARIYYDLRNLGTTSADRALNFAATNAFQAADTFASAVADGMTLDTIDVEKSPFCRLHSDCWDVKLRFFDPENNRRARKVHRFTIDVSDLIPVTLGTVRTWSER; encoded by the coding sequence GTGCCTGACCTTGCGTCCATCCCCGGCCTTGCCCCGCTGTGGGAGCGGACCTTGGGTGATCCCGGAGTCCGCATCGCCGTGCTCGACGGCCCCGTCGAAGTCACCCATCCGTGTTTTGACGGGGCAGACCTCACCGTGCTCGAACCGGGCTGGCTACCCGGCGAAGAAGACAAGGGCGAGGGCGAGGACGGATTTGCTGAGCATGGGACGCACATCGCCAGTGTGCTCTTCGGCCAGCACGGCAGCCCGGTGACCGGGATCGCGCCCCGGTGTTCCGGGGTGATCGTGCCGTGTCTGCGGGACAAGGCCAGTGTGTTGGATCCGGTCAGTCTGACCCGGGGCATTGAGGCGGCAGTGGACGCCGCCGTCGACATCATTCACATCGCGGTCTGCATGCCGACCTCCTCCGACGACGCCGACGGCATGCTGAAGCGGGCGATCGCCCGCGCCACCGATGCCGGGGTACTGATCGTGGCGCCCTCGGGAAACGACTGTGGAGAGTGCCGGTGCATCCCCGCCGCGCTGCCGCAGGTCCTGGCCGTCGGCGCCTGCGACGACGACGGCACGATGTTCAAGTTCAGCAACTTCGGCCCGCAGTACCGCGACCACGGCATTGTCGCCCCCGGCGGCAACATCCACGGCGCGGCCCCCGGCGGCAAAACCGCGATCCACAAAGGCACCAGCTGCGCCGCACCCATCGTCACCGGCGTCGCCGCGCTGCTGCTCAGTTTGCGACGCCAACACGGCATGCCACCCGACCCGGCAGCAGTGCGCGCCGCGCTGCTGGAAAGCGCCTGGCCCTGTCGTCCCGAAGATGCCCACGGCGAACCGGCCCGCTGCATGGCCGGCAAGCTGGACATCGGCGGCACGGCCGCAATCCTGTTCCCCCAGCCCCCACCTGCGGTTCCGGCAAGCCGTGCACCCGCATCCGTCTCCGAGGCAGCGGCCCCCACGGAGGTAGCGGCCCCCGCCAGGGCGGCGGCTCATGCCGCGGGCGTGGTGACCTCAGGTGTCGGCGGCCCAGCGTGGAGTCCGCTGGCGTACGTGCTGGGCACCTTGGGCTACGACTTCGGCACCGAGGCCCGGCGGGACAGCTTCAAACAGCTGATGGCCGCCGTGTCCGCCGAGGGCACGGCGGTGCCGGCCAATCCGTATGACTCCCGGCAGATGGTGGACCATCTCAGGCTGCATCCCTCCGAGGCCACCTCGCTGATCTGGACACTGAACCTGGAACTCACCCCGGTCTACGCCATCGAAAGCACCAGCCCGTACGCGGCCGGCGTCTACGAGTTGCTCACCCGTCTCCTGGCCGGACAGGTTGCTGCTGAGGACGACGAGGAATACATCGAGCGGGTCAGCATCCCCGGGCGGCTGACCGGCCGCACCGTCAAGCTCTTCTCCGGCCAGGTCGTCCCCGTCATCGAAGTCGCCGCCCGCCGAGGCATGTACGGCTGGAACACCAACACACTCGCGGCTGCAGCCCTTCAAGCCGCCCGCCGTCACCCCACCGGTGAGAATGAGGCCCTCACCGGCCGGTTCCGGGAGTTCCTGGCCCGTATCTACTACGACCTGCGCAACCTGGGAACCACCTCCGCCGACCGGGCCCTGAACTTCGCCGCCACCAACGCCTTCCAGGCCGCCGACACCTTCGCCTCCGCCGTCGCCGACGGCATGACCCTGGACACCATCGACGTCGAAAAGAGCCCCTTCTGCCGCCTCCACAGCGACTGCTGGGACGTCAAACTCCGCTTCTTCGACCCGGAGAACAACCGCCGCGCCCGCAAGGTTCACCGCTTCACCATCGACGTCAGCGACCTCATCCCGGTCACCCTTGGCACCGTACGCACCTGGTCCGAACGATAG
- a CDS encoding cyanobactin biosynthesis PatC/TenC/TruC family protein, with translation MAEKPATAKTAAKKTAVKTSTAKKARKKPAPEEHPVIPECGLFTGLVDYGMWVQMFQDRREEPSTGFRRGRIWA, from the coding sequence ATGGCTGAGAAACCCGCGACGGCGAAGACCGCGGCGAAGAAGACTGCTGTGAAGACGAGCACAGCGAAAAAAGCGAGAAAGAAGCCTGCTCCCGAAGAGCATCCGGTCATCCCGGAGTGTGGTCTGTTCACCGGGTTGGTCGACTACGGCATGTGGGTGCAGATGTTCCAGGACCGGCGCGAAGAGCCGTCGACCGGATTTCGGCGAGGCCGCATCTGGGCCTGA
- a CDS encoding cyanobactin biosynthesis system PatB/AcyB/McaB family protein, whose product MAGHQPRQAPPVRRPELVRPHELVDVVHGSPAHLVKIRMDLMHGANVNDPQHFAWPGYDRMQVSSHG is encoded by the coding sequence ATGGCAGGTCATCAGCCCAGGCAGGCTCCGCCGGTGCGCCGGCCTGAACTGGTCCGCCCGCACGAGCTGGTCGACGTCGTGCACGGGTCACCCGCGCATCTCGTCAAGATCCGCATGGATTTGATGCACGGCGCGAATGTCAACGATCCGCAGCATTTCGCGTGGCCTGGATATGACCGGATGCAGGTGTCCAGCCATGGCTGA